The following are encoded in a window of Congzhengia minquanensis genomic DNA:
- a CDS encoding TIGR03943 family putative permease subunit: MEIPVYIFTGFLEAGKTKFIQETLEDARFNDGERTLLLLCEEGIEEFDLSRFTGKNVFIESVENESDLTGKWISSLFKKHKPERVIVEFNGMWQLDSLYNNLPKTCTVVQEMFFADAGTFLNYNSNMRSLVVDKLKSCEVVIFNRTTEETDKEMFHKIVRATSRRANIAFEYADGHVEYDEIEDPLPFDVDAPVIAIKDEDFALWYRDVSEDVKKYVGKTVKFKGIIAHNNTLPKDVCLIGRHIMTCCADDISYGGMLCIVPKGTMFKSRDWMLVTATLRYEYHKLYEGKGPVLYAESLVHAPQPKEQVATFY; the protein is encoded by the coding sequence ATGGAAATTCCGGTTTATATCTTTACAGGCTTTTTAGAGGCTGGCAAAACAAAATTTATTCAGGAAACACTGGAGGACGCACGGTTTAACGACGGCGAGCGCACTCTGCTTTTACTGTGCGAGGAAGGGATTGAAGAATTTGACCTCTCCCGCTTTACAGGGAAAAACGTGTTTATTGAATCCGTAGAAAATGAATCAGACCTTACGGGAAAATGGATTTCTTCCCTGTTTAAAAAGCACAAGCCAGAGCGCGTAATCGTGGAGTTTAACGGCATGTGGCAGTTAGACTCCCTTTACAACAACCTGCCGAAAACCTGCACAGTTGTGCAGGAAATGTTTTTTGCAGACGCTGGAACGTTTTTAAACTACAACAGTAACATGCGCTCTCTCGTGGTGGACAAGCTAAAAAGCTGCGAGGTCGTAATTTTTAACCGCACTACAGAGGAAACCGATAAAGAGATGTTTCACAAAATCGTCCGCGCCACCTCCCGCCGCGCCAACATTGCGTTTGAATATGCTGACGGGCATGTGGAATATGACGAGATTGAAGATCCGCTCCCCTTTGACGTGGACGCACCGGTTATCGCCATTAAAGACGAGGATTTTGCCCTGTGGTACCGCGATGTTTCAGAGGACGTAAAAAAATATGTGGGTAAAACTGTTAAGTTTAAGGGCATTATCGCCCACAACAACACCTTGCCCAAAGACGTTTGCCTCATTGGCCGGCACATTATGACCTGTTGTGCAGACGACATTTCCTATGGCGGCATGCTGTGCATTGTGCCAAAGGGCACCATGTTTAAAAGCCGGGACTGGATGCTGGTTACCGCCACTTTGCGGTATGAATATCACAAGCTATATGAGGGGAAAGGGCCGGTGCTTTATGCAGAAAGCCTGGTGCACGCGCCTCAGCCAAAAGAACAGGTCGCAACATTTTATTAA
- a CDS encoding CobW family GTP-binding protein yields MTKIDIFSGFLGAGKTTLIKKLIDESFKGEKLVLIENEFGEIGIDGGFLKDAGINITEMNSGCICCSLVGDFGAALKKVLRDYRPDRILIEPSGVGKLSDVMKAVENVHEHALALNSYTAVVDVNRCKMYMKNFGEFFCDQIRYAKCIVLSHTGGAKEEKIAECVKLLREQNAEAAIVSTPWDQLSGTQFLEAIEGASTINRVLEELKEEDACPVCGHSHKHDHEHDHCHEHSHEHHHEHCRHDGEQKHECCHGHEQEHEHCHGHHHHGHHHADEVFQSFGTETTKQFSKDELVSMLSQFNNEEKFGVILRAKGIVPEKDGSWLHFDYVPGTPDVREGAADITGRICVIGAGIKDGEIRKLFGLDE; encoded by the coding sequence ATGACAAAAATCGATATTTTTTCCGGATTTTTAGGTGCCGGCAAGACAACTCTAATAAAAAAATTGATTGATGAAAGCTTTAAGGGCGAAAAGTTAGTTTTAATTGAAAATGAATTTGGTGAAATTGGAATAGATGGAGGATTTTTAAAAGACGCTGGAATTAACATTACCGAAATGAACTCCGGATGTATTTGCTGCAGTCTGGTGGGTGACTTTGGCGCGGCTTTGAAAAAAGTGCTCCGCGATTATAGGCCGGACAGAATTTTAATTGAGCCTTCCGGCGTGGGCAAGCTCAGCGACGTAATGAAAGCGGTTGAAAACGTTCACGAGCACGCGCTTGCATTAAACAGCTACACTGCTGTTGTTGACGTAAACCGGTGTAAGATGTATATGAAAAACTTCGGTGAATTTTTCTGCGACCAGATTCGTTATGCCAAGTGCATTGTTTTAAGCCATACGGGCGGCGCAAAGGAAGAAAAAATTGCCGAGTGCGTAAAGCTGCTGCGGGAGCAAAACGCAGAAGCGGCAATTGTTTCCACCCCGTGGGACCAGCTTTCCGGCACACAGTTTTTAGAAGCGATTGAGGGCGCGTCAACCATAAACCGGGTTTTAGAGGAGCTCAAGGAAGAAGACGCCTGCCCGGTTTGCGGTCATTCGCACAAGCATGACCACGAACATGATCATTGCCACGAGCATAGTCATGAACATCACCATGAGCATTGCCGCCACGACGGGGAGCAGAAGCATGAATGCTGTCATGGTCACGAACAGGAGCACGAGCACTGCCATGGGCATCACCATCACGGACACCATCATGCAGACGAGGTGTTCCAAAGTTTTGGAACAGAAACTACAAAACAGTTCTCCAAAGACGAGCTTGTTTCTATGCTGTCGCAATTTAACAACGAAGAAAAATTTGGTGTTATTCTGCGTGCAAAAGGCATTGTGCCAGAGAAAGACGGAAGCTGGCTGCACTTTGACTATGTTCCCGGCACGCCCGATGTGCGCGAAGGCGCGGCCGACATCACCGGGCGGATTTGCGTAATCGGCGCCGGCATAAAAGACGGCGAAATCCGCAAGCTCTTTGGGTTAGACGAATAA